A single region of the Pontibacter kalidii genome encodes:
- a CDS encoding DNA polymerase III subunit has protein sequence MQFSQIIGHQEAKALLLKSVQQNHVAHAQLFLGQEGSANLALALAYATYINCEDKQPGDSCGTCSSCVKMNRLVHPDFNFVMPVTATKTVSKDALSSKFMNEWREFILASPYQGLNEWMQHIGAENKQGAISKDESRQLVKLVSLKAFEGNYKIVVIWLPELMHPSAANALLKLLEEPPAQTLFLLVAQAAEKLLATITSRTQIVQVRNFTEQEVVQYVQQKYNLEADRAAQVAQLAEGSLNAAAKLTSEISSDYFTFFTEWMRHCYGYKFSNLVEMSEDFQKLGRENQKNFLLYALNLFRKVMLYGVDASLVAFLPPAELDFVQKFSKVITGNNAGELAEELNQAHYHIERNANPKMVFVDSSLQIAGFLRKG, from the coding sequence GTGCAGTTCTCTCAGATCATAGGTCATCAGGAAGCAAAAGCTTTGTTGCTCAAATCAGTGCAACAGAACCATGTGGCGCATGCGCAGCTGTTTCTGGGGCAGGAGGGAAGCGCGAACCTGGCGCTGGCGCTGGCCTATGCCACCTACATCAACTGCGAGGACAAACAGCCCGGCGATTCATGTGGAACATGCAGCAGCTGCGTGAAGATGAACAGGCTGGTGCACCCCGACTTTAACTTCGTGATGCCGGTGACGGCCACCAAAACCGTGAGCAAGGATGCGCTGAGCAGCAAGTTCATGAACGAGTGGCGCGAGTTTATACTTGCCAGCCCCTACCAGGGCCTGAACGAGTGGATGCAGCACATCGGGGCAGAGAACAAGCAAGGGGCTATCTCCAAGGACGAAAGCCGCCAACTGGTAAAGCTGGTGTCGCTGAAGGCCTTTGAGGGCAACTATAAGATCGTGGTGATCTGGCTGCCCGAGCTGATGCACCCTTCTGCGGCCAATGCCCTGCTGAAGCTGCTGGAGGAGCCGCCCGCCCAGACGCTGTTCCTGCTGGTAGCGCAGGCGGCCGAGAAGCTGCTGGCCACCATTACCTCGCGCACACAGATCGTGCAGGTGCGTAACTTTACCGAGCAGGAGGTGGTGCAGTATGTGCAACAGAAGTATAACCTGGAGGCTGACCGCGCCGCGCAGGTAGCGCAGTTGGCAGAGGGCAGCCTGAACGCCGCCGCCAAGCTCACCAGCGAGATCAGCAGCGACTACTTCACTTTCTTCACCGAATGGATGCGCCACTGCTATGGCTACAAGTTTAGCAACCTGGTGGAGATGAGCGAGGACTTTCAGAAGCTGGGGCGTGAGAACCAGAAGAATTTCCTGCTCTACGCGCTCAACCTGTTCCGAAAGGTGATGTTGTATGGGGTGGATGCCTCCCTGGTCGCTTTCCTGCCGCCCGCCGAGCTGGACTTCGTGCAGAAGTTCTCCAAGGTGATAACAGGCAACAATGCCGGTGAACTGGCCGAGGAACTGAACCAGGCGCACTACCACATTGAGCGCAACGCCAACCCAAAGATGGTTTTTGTGGATAGCTCGCTGCAGATTGCCGGCTTCCTGCGTAAGGGGTAG
- a CDS encoding GlmU family protein, with protein MNFILFDDAIIRQDLLPLTFTRPVAEVRVGILTIAEKWARHLGGTGAYLTQPYLQPKYTAGAGQSLYINGAVVPDAELAAAVRGLKPGEALRHNGLLIALHSDNLMFETPEELANYTSANAKAYDNCTVIRDVWDIFLQNGNQIRSDYTLVTAGRQSQPINDRYTMVYNEENIFVEEGVKIRAAILNAENGPIYLGKNSQVHEGAVIKGPFALGEESNVNVGGKMRGDVSIGPFCKVGGEVAASVIFGYTNKGHEGYLGNSVLGEWINIGADTNTSNLKNNYAEVKVWNYAKGSFKSSGQQFCGLIMGDHSKCGINTMFNTGTVVGVSANIYGPGFPRQFIPSFSWGGAAGFVTFQLPKAMELAEKVMSRRNLHFGETEQNIFQYIFEQGEQYRIWDKKV; from the coding sequence ATGAATTTCATCCTCTTTGATGACGCCATTATCCGGCAGGACCTGCTGCCGTTGACTTTCACCAGGCCGGTGGCCGAGGTGCGCGTGGGTATCCTGACAATAGCAGAAAAATGGGCCAGGCACTTAGGTGGCACGGGCGCCTACCTGACGCAGCCATACTTGCAGCCAAAGTATACAGCCGGCGCGGGCCAAAGCCTCTACATCAACGGCGCCGTTGTCCCGGATGCGGAGCTGGCAGCAGCCGTGCGCGGGCTGAAGCCGGGCGAGGCGCTTCGCCACAACGGCCTGCTGATCGCCCTCCACAGCGATAACCTCATGTTTGAGACCCCGGAGGAACTGGCCAACTATACTTCTGCCAACGCGAAGGCGTACGACAATTGCACCGTGATCCGGGATGTATGGGATATCTTCCTGCAGAACGGCAATCAGATCCGCAGCGATTATACCTTGGTTACCGCCGGGCGGCAGAGCCAGCCCATCAACGACAGGTACACCATGGTGTACAACGAGGAGAACATCTTCGTGGAGGAGGGCGTGAAGATCCGGGCGGCCATCCTGAACGCGGAGAACGGCCCCATCTACCTGGGCAAAAACTCGCAGGTGCATGAGGGGGCCGTTATAAAAGGACCTTTCGCGCTGGGTGAGGAAAGCAATGTGAACGTGGGCGGCAAAATGCGCGGCGACGTGAGCATCGGCCCGTTCTGCAAGGTGGGCGGCGAGGTGGCGGCCTCCGTGATCTTTGGCTATACGAACAAAGGCCACGAGGGCTACCTGGGTAACTCCGTGCTGGGCGAGTGGATCAACATCGGTGCCGATACCAACACCTCGAACCTGAAGAACAACTACGCCGAGGTAAAAGTATGGAACTACGCCAAAGGCAGTTTTAAGAGCTCAGGCCAGCAGTTCTGCGGCCTCATTATGGGCGACCACAGCAAGTGCGGCATCAATACCATGTTCAATACCGGCACAGTGGTGGGCGTGAGTGCCAACATCTACGGTCCGGGTTTTCCGCGTCAGTTTATCCCTTCGTTTAGCTGGGGCGGGGCGGCTGGTTTTGTAACCTTCCAGTTGCCAAAGGCGATGGAGCTGGCCGAGAAGGTCATGTCGCGCCGCAACCTGCACTTTGGCGAAACAGAGCAAAACATCTTCCAATACATCTTCGAGCAGGGCGAGCAGTACCGTATCTGGGACAAGAAAGTATAA
- the hemC gene encoding hydroxymethylbilane synthase, translating to MAENITDKTIRIGTRGSKLALWQANAAAEKLQAVGLKTEIVIFSTKGDQILDKSLDKLGSKGVFTEELEIALRNGEVEIAVHSAKDVQSSIPEDLELVAFMEREKVNDVLLSLNPDFKLEPGSKAVIGTSSTRRKALLKQYYPNVTTVESRGNLQTRLRKLEEQGMDALMLAFAGVHRMEYDNLIVYTFPEDEFVPAVGQGSVAIECARNLEPELKKALKQALNHAETHVCLLAERAFLRTMEGGCSIPSFALARLTDEGVRISGGIVSLDGKKLLQETLEGPTSEAGELGEKLANIILSQGGAEILKDIRAEREE from the coding sequence ATGGCAGAGAATATAACAGACAAAACGATACGCATCGGAACGCGGGGCAGCAAACTGGCCCTGTGGCAGGCCAACGCGGCGGCGGAGAAGCTGCAGGCCGTGGGACTTAAAACGGAGATCGTAATCTTCAGTACCAAAGGCGATCAGATCCTCGACAAGTCGCTGGACAAGCTTGGCTCTAAGGGTGTGTTTACCGAAGAGCTGGAGATTGCGCTTCGTAACGGCGAAGTGGAAATAGCCGTGCATAGCGCCAAGGATGTGCAGTCCTCTATTCCGGAGGACCTGGAACTGGTGGCCTTTATGGAGCGCGAGAAAGTCAACGACGTACTCCTCTCCCTGAACCCGGACTTTAAGCTGGAGCCGGGCAGCAAGGCAGTGATCGGAACCTCCTCCACCCGCCGCAAGGCCCTGCTGAAGCAGTACTACCCGAACGTCACCACCGTGGAGTCGAGGGGAAACCTGCAAACGCGCCTGCGCAAGCTGGAGGAGCAGGGGATGGATGCCCTGATGCTGGCTTTTGCCGGGGTGCACCGCATGGAGTATGACAACCTGATCGTGTACACTTTTCCGGAGGATGAGTTTGTGCCAGCCGTGGGGCAGGGCAGCGTAGCCATTGAGTGTGCCAGGAACCTGGAGCCCGAGCTGAAAAAAGCCTTGAAGCAGGCGCTCAACCACGCCGAAACCCATGTGTGCCTTTTGGCTGAGCGCGCATTCCTGCGTACCATGGAAGGCGGTTGCAGCATTCCTTCTTTCGCACTGGCCAGGCTAACCGATGAAGGCGTACGTATAAGCGGCGGCATTGTGAGCCTGGATGGAAAGAAGCTGTTGCAGGAAACACTGGAAGGGCCAACCTCCGAAGCCGGTGAGTTGGGTGAAAAACTAGCCAACATCATCCTGAGCCAGGGAGGTGCCGAAATCCTGAAAGATATAAGAGCGGAGCGGGAAGAGTAG
- a CDS encoding phosphoribosyltransferase family protein, which translates to MTPEYKQQNLILDRSQIEQKVKRIAYEIYERNFEEQELVLAGIHPNGYTLAEHLAAQLQQISPLKVQLLQVTLNKDTPLQEPVQLQPQSINLEGKVVVLVDDVLNTGKTLAYTLDAFLPQNPKKVEVATLVDRHHPLYPIAATYTGYSLATTLRERVQVVLQPDEVAAYLL; encoded by the coding sequence ATGACACCAGAATATAAGCAGCAGAACCTGATACTGGACCGCAGCCAGATAGAGCAAAAGGTAAAGCGCATTGCCTACGAGATTTACGAGCGCAACTTTGAGGAACAGGAGCTGGTGCTGGCCGGCATCCACCCCAACGGTTACACCCTGGCCGAGCACCTGGCGGCGCAGCTGCAGCAAATATCGCCTTTAAAAGTGCAGCTGCTGCAGGTTACACTAAACAAAGACACGCCGCTGCAGGAGCCGGTGCAGTTGCAGCCCCAAAGTATAAACCTGGAGGGCAAGGTGGTGGTGCTGGTAGACGACGTGCTGAATACTGGCAAAACGCTGGCCTATACGTTAGATGCTTTTCTGCCACAGAACCCGAAGAAGGTGGAGGTAGCCACCCTTGTAGACCGCCATCACCCGCTCTACCCGATCGCCGCCACCTACACCGGCTACTCGTTGGCTACCACGCTGCGCGAGCGCGTGCAGGTAGTGCTGCAGCCGGATGAGGTAGCCGCGTACTTGCTGTAG
- a CDS encoding type B 50S ribosomal protein L31 encodes MKKGIHPEYRQVVFQDMTSDFKFITRSTMTSDETITMEDGKEYPVIKVEVSSASHPFYTGKNIFVDTAGRVEKFNTRYKKK; translated from the coding sequence ATGAAAAAAGGCATTCACCCAGAGTACAGACAGGTGGTTTTCCAGGATATGACAAGTGATTTCAAATTTATCACTCGTTCTACTATGACTTCTGACGAGACTATCACGATGGAAGATGGTAAAGAGTATCCGGTAATCAAAGTGGAGGTTTCTTCTGCTTCCCACCCGTTCTACACTGGTAAAAACATCTTCGTGGATACCGCTGGACGTGTGGAGAAATTCAACACCCGTTACAAGAAAAAATAA